The Setaria viridis chromosome 9, Setaria_viridis_v4.0, whole genome shotgun sequence sequence GTCTGATTTGCCTTCAGGTTGAAGTTCAAGCTCGATTTTGCTGCTGCAAAGCATTATGGATCATGTGTGTTTCTTTTCTGAGATCTATCCGTCATTTGCTTTGCACAagattattttctttttttaagttTTCTGCACAAATATGACAAACTTATGCAGGCGCGCGCCTGCataaataatttattttcttgcCTCTCTTTCCTAAGTGGAGATTTGGTTTTCTCCTTGTTTCAAAAACAAAATCGTTTCTGTTTCTATTTGGTCAGTATAGcattagttcatttttttttctttgttcattGCTTTGTCATTTATTACTATTGCTCTTGAATGCTCCTCATGGACAATGCATGGAGTTTTTGCCTTCTGAAAGGGAACATGAGTTCTTGTCCCAACTCGATCCAAATCACTGAACATCACATGTGATCTACAATCGAGATCGGTTCTTTTTCACCCCCTTTGGTTCAAAACTATGGTAATTTGAGAACGCTTATCGGCACATATAGCATTATTCTACATATATCAACAAACTAAATTAAGGACTGGCAACTATTTCACAAGAAAACCTTCTATAGCCCCAAAAATTTTGCAAAGACTATAGGGCAATATATGCATATATTCGATGTGATTTAGTCGAGAGATCGACAAGTGGGAGCTACCTTCTTCGATCTGTTTGCttaaataaattttgttagatcAGTTCGTATGTTTAGTTTCACAGTAGATACGGAAAAGCCTCTCCCAAGAACAATATATGCAGCATGCATGCGTGATATAATTAGCACGTATAGATAAGTAGGTCCCCCATGTCTGCACTCCACCACCTATAGCGCGTCTCCCCTCCTCATCTCCTGATCCGTTTGCACTTGCTGATGAGACCTACCACCAGAATTCGGATACTGCTTCTTTCGCATCTGGTAACTCTCAAACCATGCTACACGCTACAGATATGGTACTGGATGAAAATGCTTTCTCCTCGATCTATCGACAACACTAATTACTGATCGGCCCGTTTCGCTTCAGGACAGAAATACGTCTGCACGTTGCATGAATTGTGAACTGCTAGCCATTTGCTGCATACTACGTGGAACACGTTCAGATCATTCATTTGCAGCGCTACGTAACCTAAATAATCTTCAACATCCATGCAGCTATCAGCTACAACGCCGAGCAGGCGAGAAGAAGCATCGGAACGGCCACAAGTAGCAACCAATTGAATCCATGGACAACCAGCCGCTGCCCTACTCCACTGGTCAGCCCCCGGCGACCGGCGGAGCCCCGGTGCCCGGCGTCCCTGGCGCGGCCGGGCCGCCACCGGtgccgcaccaccacctgctccagcagcagcaggcccaGCTGCAGGCGTTCTGGGGGTACCAGCGGCAGGAGGCGGAGCGCGCGTCGGCGTCGGACTTCAAGAACCACCAGCTGCCGCTGGCCCGGATCAAGAAGATCATGAAGGCCGACGAGGACGTGCGCATGATCTCCGCGGAGGCTCCCGTCCTGTTCGCCAAGGCGTGCGAGCTCTTCATCCTCGAGCTCACCATCCGCTCCTGGCTGCACGCCGAGGAGAACAAGCGCCGCACCCTGCAGCGCAACGACGT is a genomic window containing:
- the LOC117837050 gene encoding nuclear transcription factor Y subunit C-2 is translated as MDNQPLPYSTGQPPATGGAPVPGVPGAAGPPPVPHHHLLQQQQAQLQAFWGYQRQEAERASASDFKNHQLPLARIKKIMKADEDVRMISAEAPVLFAKACELFILELTIRSWLHAEENKRRTLQRNDVAAAIARTDVFDFLVDIVPREEAKEEPGSALGFAAAGPGAVGGGAAPAAGMPYYYPPMGQPAPMMPAWQVPAWDPAWQQGAAPDVDQSASYGEEGQGFAAAGHGGAASFHPPAPPSSE